From a region of the Actinomycetes bacterium genome:
- a CDS encoding DNA-3-methyladenine glycosylase, which produces MRGVDLRRELAGPPEQVAPLLLGAVVEHHDAEGAVAVRVTEVEAYGGQGEDPGSHAHRGETRRNSAMFGPPGLAYVYFTYGMHWCLNVVCGPTGQGGAVLLRAGEVVDGMELARARRPAARTDAELAQGPARLAQALGVDGGLDGADLFDPAGPLRLRSAAAGPVEVLTGPRVGLSAAPARPWRFWLPGEATVSRYRPAARRTGG; this is translated from the coding sequence ATGCGCGGCGTGGACCTTCGGCGTGAGCTGGCCGGGCCGCCGGAGCAGGTTGCCCCGCTGCTGCTTGGCGCCGTCGTCGAGCACCATGACGCCGAGGGGGCCGTCGCCGTCCGGGTCACCGAGGTGGAGGCCTACGGCGGACAGGGCGAGGACCCGGGCTCGCACGCGCACCGCGGCGAGACCCGCCGCAACTCGGCCATGTTCGGCCCGCCCGGCCTGGCCTACGTGTACTTCACCTACGGCATGCACTGGTGCCTCAATGTCGTCTGCGGGCCGACCGGGCAGGGCGGCGCGGTGCTGCTGCGGGCCGGTGAGGTGGTCGACGGGATGGAGCTGGCCCGGGCCCGCCGGCCGGCCGCCCGCACCGATGCGGAGCTGGCGCAGGGACCGGCCCGGCTGGCCCAGGCGCTCGGGGTGGACGGCGGTCTCGACGGGGCCGACCTGTTCGACCCGGCGGGTCCGCTGCGGCTGCGGTCGGCCGCGGCCGGACCGGTCGAGGTGCTGACCGGCCCCCGGGTGGGGCTGTCGGCCGCGCCGGCCCGGCCGTGGCGGTTCTGGCTGCCCGGTGAGGCCACGGTCAGCCGGTACCGCCCCGCGGCGCGGCGTACGGGAGGATGA